The following coding sequences are from one Diabrotica virgifera virgifera chromosome 2, PGI_DIABVI_V3a window:
- the LOC126879415 gene encoding uncharacterized protein LOC126879415, with the protein MASASSTSARSLFADSKMRLADRVQVNVNNISSLARQITRGSKSTEILMHSARNFAVQEQAMDNSENNLKKLQILCVHLDYQHDAMIKSAQQLEEVKEQVCAMQR; encoded by the exons ATGGCTTCTGCTAGCAGTACCAGTGCAAGGTCATTATTTGCAGATTCAAAAATGCGTCTTGCAGATCGTGTTCAAGTAAATGTTAATAACATATCATCACTTGCTAGACAAATCACAAGAGGGTCTAAAAGTACAGAG ATCTTGATGCATTCTGCCAGGAATTTTGCTGTACAAGAACAAGCCATGGACAACAGTGAAAACAATCTTAAGAAATTACAAATTCTGTGTGTTCATTTAGATTATCAGCATGATGCTATGATAAAGTCAGCGCAGCAGCTTGAAGAAGTAAAAGAGCAGGTTTGTGCCATGCAGAGATAA